Proteins encoded by one window of Manihot esculenta cultivar AM560-2 chromosome 10, M.esculenta_v8, whole genome shotgun sequence:
- the LOC110624341 gene encoding arogenate dehydratase 3, producing the protein MQAISPSSPLKSLLLTRRPLARVTPKKLSVHCIYRSDPIHFPNGIGSSRADWQTSCAILASRVVSQEQPTDKSNGDYGIDGSADHVAAVNGHKTSVDLNLVPLNKGSSEDNNKAMKPLTITDLSPAPMHGSHLRVAYQGVPGAYSEAAAGKAYPNCESIPCDQFEVAFQVVELWVADRVVLPVENSLGGSIHRNYDLLLRHRLHIVGEVQLPVHHCLLALPGVRKENITQVISHPQALAQCELSLSKLGLNAAREAVDDTAGAAQHIAANNLRDTAAIASARAAELYGLQILADGIQDDSSNVTRFVKDREEEEEGEEGDWKTYKLSASTLQGILISVP; encoded by the exons ATGCAGGCGATCTCTCCTTCGTCTCCGCTCAAGTCTTTGCTCCTGACTCGGCGTCCACTCGCCCGAGTCACTCCCAAGAAACTCTCTGTTCATTGCATCTATCGTTCAGATCCCATTCATTTCCCCAACGGCATTGGCTCCAGTCGAGCTGACTGGCAAACCTCTTGCGCTATATTAGCTAGCAGAGTTGTCTCTCAAGAGCAACCTACAGACAAATCCAATGGAGATTACGGCATAGATGGTAGCGCCGACCATGTCGCTGCTGTTAATGGTCATAAGACCTCTGTCGACcttaatttagtccctctgaacAAAGGCTCTAGTGAAGATAACAATAAGGCCATGAAGCCTTtaactattacagatctctCACCGGCTCCTATGCACGGGTCTCATCTCCGTGTAGCTTATCAGGGAGTTCCTGGGGCATATTCAGAGGCTGCAGCAGGAAAAGCTTATCCGAACTGTGAATCTATTCCTTGCGATCAATTCGAGGTTGCTTTCCAGGTGGTGGAGCTCTGGGTTGCAGATCGTGTGGTTTTACCAGTTGAGAATTCTCTTGGCGGATCAATTCACAGAAATTATGATTTGCTCCTCCGGCATCGCCTACATATCGTCGGCGAAGTACAATTACCGGTCCACCACTGTCTCTTAGCCCTCCCTGGCGTCCGCAAAGAGAACATTACTCAAGTGATCTCTCATCCTCAAGCACTCGCACAGTGCGAGCTAAGTCTCTCTAAACTCGGACTAAATGCCGCCAGGGAGGCAGTAGATGACACAGCTGGAGCTGCACAGCACATAGCAGCCAACAACCTTCGCGACACAGCGGCCATAGCAAGTGCACGGGCGGCGGAGCTGTATGGACTACAGATACTGGCTGACGGAATCCAAGACGACTCAAGCAACGTAACGCGATTCGTGAAAGatcgggaagaagaagaagaaggagaagaaggagattggaa AACTTATAAGCTGTCGGCATCAACTCTGCAAGGTATCTTGATAAGTGTTCCATAG
- the LOC110624580 gene encoding agamous-like MADS-box protein AGL15, translating into MGRGKIEIKRIENSNSRQVTFSKRRTGLLKKAQELAILCDAEVAVIIFSNTGKLFEFSSSGMKRTLSRYKKCLDSTEPARVEHKAEKQDSKEVDNLKEEIVKLQAKQLMLLGHDLTGLSLKELQHLEQQLNEGLLCVKEKKEHLLMEQLEQSRVQEQRAMLENETLRRQVEELRCFFPSTDHSVPTYHEYYSMERKHSLGSASADIACNCSTEKGDSDTTLHLGLPTDRYRKRKAPEGESHSNDSGSQLVLL; encoded by the exons ATGGGTAGAGGGAAGATTGAGATTAAGAGGATTGAAAATTCAAATAGCAGGCAAGTCACATTCTCTAAaagaagaactgggttgcttaAAAAGGCTCAAGAACTTGCCATTCTCTGTGATGCTGAAGTTGCTGTTATTATCTTCTCCAACACTGGCAAGCTCTTTGAGTTCTCCAGCTCTGG CATGAAGAGAACTCTTTCAAGATACAAGAAGTGCCTAGATTCCACAGAGCCAGCCAGAGTAGAACACAAGGCTGAG AAACAAGATTCAAAGGAGGTGGACAATCTTAAAGAGGAAATTGTTAAGCTACAGGCAAAACAGCT GATGCTTTTAGGCCATGACCTGACTGGCTTGAGTTTGAAAGAGTTGCAACATCTGGAGCAGCAATTGAATGAAGGGTTATTATGTGTGAAAGAGAAAAAG GAGCATTTACTGATGGAACAGCTAGAGCAATCCAGAGTACAG GAACAGCGGGCTATGCTGGAGAATGAAACTTTGCGCAGACAG GTAGAGGAGCTTCGATGCTTCTTCCCATCAACTGATCACTCAGTCCCTACTTATCATGAGTACTATTCAATGGAGAGGAAGCATTCTCTTGGTTCTGCTAGTGCGGACATAGCCTGCAATTGCTCAACTGAGAAAGGAGATTCAGATACTACCTTGCATTTGGG GTTGCCAACTGATAGGTACCGGAAGAGGAAGGCACCAGAGGGAGAAAGCCATTCCAATGATTCAGGAAGCCAATTAGTCCTGCTGTGA
- the LOC110624579 gene encoding protein BPS1, chloroplastic, whose translation MVLLVERQQPKSLSASLQAFRYDVSLCMTHQLLFNSKAPGLETLTLEWIQKCFQVLPMINKAFTKLVVEIDYPVSKWKAKTMEEYLNYSLNSLDILNSFTSALSHFGHARLSLSLALSLVESSPSLAMKRLKMIEFKSFRKEFGVQENKEDDKGRSCSDKEKVVQQALMELRSTGFWVCSVVLAGLCGDDRAYLKMRRSAGALSNPALINLDSMIYGILMEKRCVLKEVIELKDSADCLEAAIAGKHSSDAAEEMQRKLEEFEKLLDGLGKEVNCLFSELLAARNELLNGIRTQKP comes from the coding sequence ATGGTACTCTTGGTAGAAAGGCAGCAGCCTAAATCCTTATCAGCTTCTCTACAGGCGTTTCGATATGATGTTTCGCTTTGTATGACCCATCAATTGTTATTTAATTCGAAAGCTCCTGGATTGGAAACCCTGACCCTGGAATGGATTCAGAAATGTTTTCAGGTGCTGCCCATGATCAACAAAGCTTTTACAAAGCTAGTTGTGGAGATTGATTACCCTGTGAGTAAATGGAAGGCCAAGACAATGGAAGAATATCTAAACTATAGTCTAAACTCGCTGGATATTCTCAACTCCTTTACCTCTGCTCTTTCTCATTTTGGACATGCTCGGCTTTCTTTATCTCTTGCTCTGAGCCTTGTGGAAAGTTCACCTTCGTTGGCGATGAAGCGtctgaagatgatcgagttcaAGAGTTTCAGAAAAGAGTTCGGAGTTcaagaaaacaaagaagatgACAAAGGAAGATCTTGCTCAGACAAGGAAAAGGTTGTCCAACAAGCTTTGATGGAATTAAGGAGCACAGGATTCTGGGTGTGCAGTGTGGTTTTGGCAGGATTGTGTGGTGATGATAGGGCTTATTTGAAGATGAGAAGATCAGCTGGGGCATTATCAAACCCTGCTTTGATCAATTTGGATTCAATGATTTATGGAATTCTAATGGAGAAAAGATGTGTTCTGAAGGAGGTCATAGAGCTAAAAGATTCAGCTGACTGCCTTGAGGCAGCCATAGCCGGAAAACACAGCAGTGATGCAGCAGAGGAGATGCAGAGAAAATTGGAGGAGTTTGAGAAGTTGCTGGATGGATTAGGGAAGGAAGTGAACTGTCTCTTCTCCGAGTTATTGGCTGCAAGAAATGAATTGCTTAATGGTATTCGGACTCAGAAACCATAA